The genomic stretch TAGAAAGTATTGTTTACAGCATCAGgtcacattttctgaaatagtTAGTTACATTCAGAACAGACCATTCACCTTAGGTTTACGGCATTAATTCTTAATCATACTGATGCAATATGCTAATTTTAATATTCActggataaaaataataaaacattggtGACAACTCTATTGCAAAACAGTGTGTACCTTTATGTATACCACTGAGCCCTATACCTGCTTGTGTGACTTTCAACACATTTACAGCATAACATTGTTAGTAAAATAACATGTCAACAAGCAACAAGACGACCACTTGGTAGATTCACCATCATGTACACAATATGTAAGCTAATCTATACTCTACTTATAAACAGGGCCGGTtttagacagatagatagatgtTCTTTATTGTCCACAagggaaatttgttttgctCAGGTCAGTACACTACAtacagacaataaataaataaataaataaataaataaataaataaataacaccacagtaaaaaaaaaaaacacctgctaTATAGCCTGCTATATTAGGTTGGGCTGGTAGAAATAATAGGCGGGCAACTTGGGCAACGTGTCACCCAGTGCAGTcgaccggggggtgggggagtgctGGTGGGCGTGGGCAcgaggaattgcgtgttatgcattcaaatcaCAAAGCgtttctcgtcacattaataccgctaattaaatcaaccggcagtacactgcatcagagaaactaGCTGTTCAACCCATCACTGcacaaaaacactgcacaaaaatttTAGACAGTCATTttggctgaacaaaaaaaaaattggcaagaCGCGCGTTTGGGTGGGCtgagcccacccctgcccatagcCACCGCCAGCCGTGCTTATAAAGCTTGTCCACTAGCTGCAAAGagaaatttttcaaaaacctagACATAGCTACACAAAAATGCCCTGACTTTATATAAGAGACTATAaagtaaaaaactgaaatgtagcTGTTGCCTAATGAATTATGCTACACTAACTGGAGTCCCTAGGTAAGCTATACTGAGCAATCTGCATGTGTCTATGCTGACAGTATAAAGACTGTGGAGCCATTACGCAAACCAATACGAGGGTGTCATCCGATTAAAGGCGGTCTGGCGCAGAACTGTACCAATCAAGTTACAAACCATCTTTGTCTTAATCATACTAAACTAAATGGATAACACACAATCACCACCCCGGAGATATTCAGCATTACGCACTGCCCCTGGTGGTCATGGAAGGATGAAACAGAAcagattttctggggtggtgaGGTCCAAAGTGTgctcttttcatggggcccaaaatccttGGCAGTGCCAGAGGGACCAAGTGACTGATCCAGAGGCAACGTGGTCTCTTGTGGACTACCGCTATCACACTCCAAATGTGTTCAATCAAGCATAAAGGCAATATAACTGTTCCCAAGAAACTCTCATCTCTTGTGTGATGATCACATGAATTAGAGTTATTTTAAGTCCAGGAACCCCCAGTACTGGTTGGGCGTTGAGACAGAGCATATAAAAAGGCCTTCGTAGTTCTCTTCAGGTCAAATGGCACATTATAGAGAGCATTAATAGGGATgcagaaattattattacatttaatattacCATTGAAAAATACATCTAAGCTACAGACcagacaaactgaaaaatgcttAAATGATATAACATGGaacttaaatattatttatgttctTTAATTCAGCTTATTTATGGAGCAGTTTGATTTTAGTGAGCTTTGTTAACAAAAAATCTGcttcaaataattcaaataataacTTCGATAGAAAGTGTAACGGGGACTACAGTAATCATTCTCAGGTTTTACCAACAATGGCACTGAAGAATGCAACGCATTTTTCGCTGTTCACTCTTTCTGGATTGCAGGATGAAACAAAGGAAAGTAGatatgttcttttttctgtgactttgatttgttattttcttattgtGTTCAAAAATATGACACTGATTGCCACCATCCTCCTAGAGAAATCCCTTCATGAGCCCAtgtacatttttctgtgcaATATGTGTTTTAATGCACTGTATGGAACAATAGGTTTCTATCCTAAATTCTTATATGACCTACTCTCTGAAGAACACGTGATCTCATACAGTGGATGCTATCTACAAGCATTTGTCATTTACTCCAATTTTCTGTGTGATTGTTCCATTTTAACAGTTATGGCATATGACAGGTATGTTGCGATATGCAAACCATTGGAGTATCATTCCATTATGACTAATCAGGCTGTGGTTAAACTCATTGTGTTTCCCTGGGTTCCTCCTCttttgtgtgagggtgttttgatttttttgagtTACAGATTGAATTTATGTGGATCAAGCATAGAAAAACTGTACTGTGCAAACTGGTCAATTGTTAAGCTTTCTTGTTCTTTAAACACAATGAATAATGTGGCTGGTTATATTGTGATTTTTGTGTATATCGGTCatgtgattttcattttctactCTTACGCTCAACTGATCAGAACATGTTTGAAGTCCACAGAAGACAGGGGCAAATTCCTGCAAACGTGCTTGccacatttgttttcactgatTAACGTGACAGTGGCTGTACTCTTTGAAGTAATGTTCAATCGATATGGAAACAAGGATTTTCCGCAGAGGCTGCTAAATTTTATGGCACTGGACATTTTGGTATTCCCCCCACTTCTCAACCCCCTAGTTTACGGAATACAACTGACAAAAGTTCGGAGCAAAGTTTTTGGCAAATGCAAGAAACACAGTCGGCTCAACCATGATTAAAACATTATCGAAGTGTGATTCAACCTGCCTTTTCATTCTGTTAAATAActtggaaatatgtttttaatggtaGCTTCGAAAAATAAGAGTTTCACATCAGTGTGAGTCAGACCCTTTTTTCTGCTCTCATTGCATGTTCTCATTAGCTTATTAAAGATAGCCTATTTCTATCTTCCTATTACAGGGCTGGAGCCCATGTGCTGGTACTGATTATGGACTGTGTTGATTATGTCCGACTGCTTCGCAAGGTGACGCACAATTGTTGGTACTTATGTGATCCACAGGTGGGAGGGCTTGGTTGGCCCGGATGACAGCATCTCACCAcgcaccagcgacccctgctggtcgatcaggTGCACACAGGTTCACCTGTTGAAGTGATATGGGTAACACCAGAGGCAATTACCATGCCTCAATATGTATATGACGGGAAAGTTGTGAGTAAACATCATACTACGCTGCCAGGGCGGccgtgtagtataatgggttcggtgctggtcttgtaacctaaaggtcacaggttcaattcccaggtaggacactgctgttgtacccgtGAGTAAGGTaataatctgcattgcttcagtatatgtccttCTGTATAACTGGATtctatgtaaatgttgtgtaagtcgctctcgataacagcgtctgctaaattcctgcattctattacattttaaaatttgcatttcatttgcctttttctgattgtatattgtattgttCCATGATTCGGAAGAACCTCAAACTGTACACAACTATGACAAGTGAAGCAATTGAAAgtaagagaaaaacagaaaataactgTGCTTCATGCTtagttttagtgtgtgttttttatggtttctgGACCTCTGACTTGTATTAGGGTGCCAAGCACCAAAGGTGCAAGGCaccctttgtttttgcttgtgttcCACTATTAAAAATTAACACTTTGTGGGGTTATAGTCCCAAGACAAATCTTTAATACTCTACAGCTGAGTGTGAATTCTGAAGTCCATAactgtttttttcagaaactgTGACAAATTAAGCAATAAAACTTTTTGATCATAGGTCCAATCTATACCAAAATCCGTGACGGGCATCACAGCACACTTTTCCACTGAGAAACTGACCTCACTTCTTCATTGTCTAatctttatgaaaaaaaaaactgacagctgAAGGAAACATCATAAAATTACTTCAGATTTACAAAATGACagctcaaaaacacattttttaaaaatcaatcagCATAAACTCCATTGAAGTCAATGGGAAACTAAGAGCATTTACACGTCAATAATTTCTTCCAAAGGGGCCTCTAGTGGCGCAGCCCGTAGAGCGCTCTCCACATACTCAATGCGAGCCGTGACGTCGGCAGTTTGAATCcgtttgtcgcacgtctctccctctctcctcctaattcttcctgtctcgCTACACTGTTCTTTTACAAAcagctgaaaaagcccaaaaaataaatttaagaatACTGAAAGGTAGGGGCCTCTAGTGGCGCAGTCCGTAGAGCGCTGTCCACATGCTCAATGCGAGCCatgacgtcggcggttcgaatcCAACTGCCGACCTTT from Anguilla anguilla isolate fAngAng1 chromosome 12, fAngAng1.pri, whole genome shotgun sequence encodes the following:
- the LOC118210113 gene encoding olfactory receptor 1D2-like, yielding MFFNSAYLWSSLILVSFVNKKSASNNSNNNFDRKCNGDYSNHSQVLPTMALKNATHFSLFTLSGLQDETKESRYVLFSVTLICYFLIVFKNMTLIATILLEKSLHEPMYIFLCNMCFNALYGTIGFYPKFLYDLLSEEHVISYSGCYLQAFVIYSNFLCDCSILTVMAYDRYVAICKPLEYHSIMTNQAVVKLIVFPWVPPLLCEGVLIFLSYRLNLCGSSIEKLYCANWSIVKLSCSLNTMNNVAGYIVIFVYIGHVIFIFYSYAQLIRTCLKSTEDRGKFLQTCLPHLFSLINVTVAVLFEVMFNRYGNKDFPQRLLNFMALDILVFPPLLNPLVYGIQLTKVRSKVFGKCKKHSRLNHD